CAATAGAAttactttcaccattttcaattTCACTAATTGGCCTGAAGTCGAAGTTTTGCGCTGGTATGGAACCATCTTCATCAGGGCAGAGGTCCACAGTTGAACTTGCATCCAAAGTTATCTCCCAGTCATTCTTCAGATGGTTGAAATTCTTCTGTGCAGGTTTCAAGCTTCCCTTTGAAATCAAGTAAACTCTGCCAACCTCAATAATATCATAGAAGCGGTCAAGAACAGCATTGAAGCAGGTAATTCTTATTTCCCCGCCTTCTGAGTCAAGCAGGTCGAAAGAGAAAACTTTACCGTCTCCTTTAGCATTGTTATACCGACGGGGGTCCCCTTTTGCTGTGACCCTTGCCTTGATAGCCCATCTTCCCTGATAAGGATTCAGAGCGTTAATGGGAATGATCCGTGCTGGTGCCTCGTTCTTCATGATTGGACCACGATTTTTGTACTGTGGAGGTGGTTGGTAAGGAGGTTGAACAGTAGCTCGAATATTTGGCGCATTGTGTGCAGAGCTTTCAGGATGAAGACGAGGTCTGACATTCGGCCTCTCAGAATGAAAAGTAGGTCTGATATTCTGCCCATTGTGAATAGGATTTTGCGAAGTCATACGATTACTGGCTGACTGCTGAAAACTGCCATTAGGCAATGCATTTGGAGTATCTGAATTAGGTGCACCATATGGTTTTGGATTCCCAATAATGTCACAGTTCAGTATGATAGTTTCCATGTTCAGCACAACAATAACCCTGTACAAAGAGTACAATGTCAAAACTTGCTGCAAACTTCAAAACAGGAAACCGTGAAAAATAATCAAACGGAGATATAGAAGTTCTTGTATCAAAATGTGCCGACTCTATACATTCATTTTGCAACTTACATCAATTTTAAGCTCTtcagttacataattttaaGTTCTCTTTTATCCAATACAAATGAACCTCATTTCTCGAGTTGGATGAACATCAAGCAGGGAGTTGCATATAACAGCTAACTTGCACAAATCCGCACAAACAAAATAAACTACTCAATTATCAGATACAAGCTACAAACTGCCAGTCCAACGAAACCAGGACATTTCATTACATACAATTTATGTGAGCTCATaaattgatataatcaaatttgaaaactagATTTCTTGAAACGAAAATCGCATCTGATCATTGCTCAATCAGCCACTGTATAATCAGCTCAGATGCAGACTCTATAGCATTCAGTTGACTCCAAAATCTCAATTCAACTACTTGAATCAGCATCGTAACATTATCATAAACACATTCTAATCACAAGCAAAATCTCATTTAACAATCAAAATTAATgctaattaatcaaaatttgaaaatgatatatatatatatatatatagagagagagagagagagagagagagagagactgactgGCGGTTCTGGAGAACGGTGCAAATGTACTCGGTGAGCTGGACGACGGAACCTATCTGGACACGGTTGGTCTTGATTCGGTCGTTGAGCTGCGAAGAGATCATGGCGTGCTGAGACGAAACGCCGTCGGAGACCATGAATCGGTACCTCTCCTGCGTGCCGATGAGCTTAATATCGACCACCTGCACCAACGGCTTCAAATTCAAGTCGCCGCCTATCACCACCGCGATGGCGTTCGGCGTCAGGTTCACGGGCATTTTGAGAAACCCTAGGGATAAGCGTGTGTCTTTCGGGGAGGAGGACGACGGCGAGGGAAGGGTAGATTGGAAATTTGACGAGAGATTGACGATGGAGTGAGAGACGGTTGTGTAATTGGCGGGTTGAccgagtgagagagagggattTTGATTTTTCGAATCAGGTATTTAGGGGTTTATATAGACAGGTGCTTTGGGTATGTGAAATTACAGTTTTGTCACCgcccttccaatttttcttcttctttcctgcGTTTGGGATATTGAAGAACTTACACAGGAAGTCGCATTTGGAAATTGGAATGTTGTGTGCTTTCTTTAACCAAATCTAAACTGCGAGAAAATGATttgaattcatatatatatatatatatagacacatatGAAAGCACATTTGTTTTAGTTAAAGTGACTATTCACGTCGTTCATATTTGAAATGTATTGATTAAAGTAATTCTTCTCCCAGATCCTGCGTAAAGCGGAAGCCTTGTGCacgggtacgacctttattgaTTAAAGTGATTCATGTTTCCTTATTTGAAATTATATTAGTTATAAATTTTATCTAGTTCGAAGATAAACGAACTACCCATTTGATAATATTAAGAGTCGCAATGACTTCTCTACGTTGCGCCCATTACTAATAAGTAAAATGTGCAATTAGAATCATTGCTGTTTGCAAGTGCTTTATCTAAAAGGGCTTTTATGTAAGcatgtaaaaaaaattcttaagcGTCCAAGTAATCGCTAAAAATACATGTTTCTTCAACAAGTGCTTTTCTGGTATTTTCCAAAAAATTCGTTAACACTTTCGACGGTGTAAAAtgcactttcagtcattttttATAGCAATCTCAAACAagtctttaattttttattttaatacatGATTTATTTTACACCAAAGAGTGGAAGAATAAATTGATTGTAAATTGTCATTCCAAAATTCAAAcgtaaaacctctcacttaacAAGTCACTTAGTAATACGGTCTAATAGTATTCCTCTTCTCTAGTAAGTGTAAGGTCTTATATTCATTTCGATTATCACTAATGACGAATTTGAACcgcattattgttagcccattgtgaaaCTAAACTCACCCCTCTCCTTTTAGTGtgaataatatcgtttgttcaaaaataaaaaaacctcacTTACAAGTCAAAATAACTACATTGTAGTATAAGTGGCAGCCCTtaatattttcttaaattttaatttcgACGGAGTCAGAAATGCAAATTGAATAATCGCGTCTCAAACAAAACACAAGGGAGGGATGAGTGAGAAGTTGGAGGCAGTAACAACTACGAAATTagataaattttaaataaaaatcgtCTGTAGTAAGATAAAATTTGAGAAACGACTCCGCCCATATTTTGGTACGCAAAAATTGACACAGgaaacaaatatttaaaaaagtcGACACTGAagttacaaaagaaaaaatggatGACTATCTCGGAACATATGTGATGAAGAACTTCAAGCCACAATCGGGACCGGGGACTCGATCACAGTTGGGGCCAAAAATTCCTCTGCTACAGGGGCTGCTACTACCGGCCTGATATATTCGTCCTCCTTCGGTTGGTGAATTGTAACAAGGTCGGGTAAGGGGGTCTTGGGGCCTTGCTTGCCCTTGGGATCCCAATCGAGCATAATCTTTACCTTAATACCAAGCACACCCTGTACGCAAACATATGATCAGTTGATTAATAACAGTGACTGATTTGGACAGAAGAAAAAACCTGACCCTTGGAGCAcaatgggaagaagaagaaacaggtGAGTGGGACAAACCTGTCGGAGGAGGACATGCCTCACAGCAGCATCGATGTATTCGTTGACTGGCTGACCAGAAGAAATCATGTATCCATCCTTGAACTTCATGGACTTGGCTCGCGCAGCCCTTAGCTTTCCACTAATAATCACCTGTTACCATACCAATACCAGCTGTTAATGTACCAGTAACATCTAACGTCAAGTTAAAATTGCAACAGGAAAATCATAGCCGAACTGCTAATGACCTCACAACCCTTTGCTCCACTTTCCATGACAAATCTCAAAACACCATAGCAAGCCCTGAAAGGAACATCCATAGGCAGATTAGTTACTAAACAAGCatttaaaatgtaaaaaatatacAAACCCATGTGGAGTCCATTCATAAACATAATTTGAGAGCATTGGCAATGCCACTATTTAGATAAACTTAGAAAATTGCTCACCCTCGTCAATTCAAAGATACATAGATTTCAGAGCCACTGATTAAAAAAAAGCCTGATTACTAGAAATTACAATTCGACTGAGTTTATAGTTCAAAATGAGTATTAGAATTTCCAGGCCTACCTAACAGTATTAGTGCATTTCACACACATGTTCCCTCCCCAAGGTTACTGCATGAAAACAAGGACGTTTCACGAGGAATATCTCATGGAGGATGTCAATCAATTTTGTCAACTTCCGACACAAATTTGGTATGAGAACACCAATATGCTTTGTAGATGACATGACACAGAGCCACTGATCCCAAAAGAATGAGCCTGATTTCTAGAGATTACAATTTCACCGAAACCCAAGGTGAACCCAACAGTAATGGTCCATGATAAACATGTACCCTCCCTAAGGTTACTGCATGAACACAACATTTCACGAAGATTATCTCACAGAGGATGTCAATCAATTTTGTCAACTTCCGACACAAATTTGGTACGAAAACACCAATATGCTTTGTAGATGACATAAGACCACATATCACAAATTGGAATATAAATAGTTGCAGACATTTAACAATGTACCCTCCTTGCGGTTACTGCATGAAAGAAATGGACTTCATGGATGATGGCATGGAGGATTTCAATCAATTTCGTCAACTTCCGACACAGAGTTCGTATGAAACCACCAATCTGCTTTGTAGATGACATCTAAAGGAAACCAAATGGCCAATACAATGCAGCACATTCTCAacatacaaaatacaaaataagcTTATCCCCAATCTGTCTCAACATCACAATATACTTCTATACCAACCACCAGATTCATAAAACATATTATCCTGATTCGGCATTCGATCAGTAACAAAGAAAGCTTTGAGGTCAAATCATATACCTGCGGACGGCAAGACCACCGAGAAGCTTGTACCGGAGAGACTCAGCCTGAGCTATAGCACAAAGCCCTCTGTTGTTAACCTTCTCAGCGTAAAGCTCAACGCTGTTTTCCGGAAACTTAAACCTCTTCTGTACAACAGAAGTTAGCTCTCTAATCCTCCTCCCCTTCTCTCCTAATAATCACAACACAATGCACACATAACAATCAATTAATTAACATAAACACTTAATCAAATCACAAAAAATCGACTCTTTATCTaattaaaaatgataaacataCCCAGAACGTTTTGGGTTCGAGTGGCTCGGATGATGATCTCGGTTCGCATCGGCGTAACCCTAACTTCAACGCCGGAGTAGCCATCTTCGGCGAGCTCTCTGGTAAGAACCTCGTTCAGCTCGGCGAAGAAAACGCCATCGGCGACGAACTGCAACCAAAAACAAAGATGAGAGCTTTAGTTGAAAATGAGATTGATTTTCTCCAGTGTTATCGGGAAACAAACAAGGGAGGAGAAGGACTGACCTTACGCTTTTTGCTCATTTGGGTCGCGGTCGCCATGGTTGTGGATGTAAAAGATGCAGAGATGGGATCTGAAATGTGGTGGCGGGTGCTCTGAAAACCCTAGATTTTGTTTGGCACCGGGGTTTTGGGATAAGGATATGAGAGGGTTTATATGTATAGGTGGAGACGGATCACACGGTTAGATGGGTTTTCTAGCAATTTCTATGGATGGATGAGATTCGTCCTAGACTTCATTTTTCATTtggaattaaaaaataaaaataacacgAACAACATCACTTAAGAGTTGCAGATCACGCTTTATCATAATGGTATAAAACAATCATGTTTACATACTATGGTGTGTGTTCGATCTTCACTGATTCCTCCTACTCCTTACCAACCAACAATTTAACTCACTAACATTATTTTtgtacttaaagaaaaaaaatcatcccTTAAAAGTTGAAAGAAGAAACATGAGTTAGGATGCACACTAAAACTCTTCATAAGGTCCtaactttgaatttcatggatgATAGTCGTTGATAAAAGAACGTTGATTAAGATTGAAGAACATATATTATTATGTTAGACTTAACAATTGTGgtaatgttattttttattcaagGATAGGGGAATTCAGCTTTACACTTATTTCAACGTTGAGAAAATAATTGTCAAGACTTTTAGCTAGTAACGAAATCAGTAATTTTGttg
Above is a window of Malus sylvestris chromosome 15, drMalSylv7.2, whole genome shotgun sequence DNA encoding:
- the LOC126602155 gene encoding replication protein A 70 kDa DNA-binding subunit A-like, whose protein sequence is MPVNLTPNAIAVVIGGDLNLKPLVQVVDIKLIGTQERYRFMVSDGVSSQHAMISSQLNDRIKTNRVQIGSVVQLTEYICTVLQNRQVIVVLNMETIILNCDIIGNPKPYGAPNSDTPNALPNGSFQQSASNRMTSQNPIHNGQNIRPTFHSERPNVRPRLHPESSAHNAPNIRATVQPPYQPPPQYKNRGPIMKNEAPARIIPINALNPYQGRWAIKARVTAKGDPRRYNNAKGDGKVFSFDLLDSEGGEIRITCFNAVLDRFYDIIEVGRVYLISKGSLKPAQKNFNHLKNDWEITLDASSTVDLCPDEDGSIPAQNFDFRPISEIENGESNSIVDVIGIVISVNPSVPIMRKNGMETQRRILNLKDWSGKSVELTLWGDVCNREGQKLEEMLASGFSPVLAVKAGKINDFSGKSVGTIHSTQLFINPEISDALTLRDWFDRGGKDTASVSISKDFVPGGTKNEIRKTVSQIKDEGLGRSDKPDWVTVKATISFIKTDSFCYTACPLMIGDRQCNKKVSRSGNRGWQCDRCNQEFEECDYRYLLQAQIQDHTGLTWATAFQETGEEILGCSAKELYLLKYEEQDDSRFGDIVRSSIFNRFLFKLKIKEEMYGDEQRVKITIVKADKENCSSESRYMLDRISKYSR
- the LOC126602158 gene encoding 40S ribosomal protein S3-2-like is translated as MATATQMSKKRKFVADGVFFAELNEVLTRELAEDGYSGVEVRVTPMRTEIIIRATRTQNVLGEKGRRIRELTSVVQKRFKFPENSVELYAEKVNNRGLCAIAQAESLRYKLLGGLAVRRACYGVLRFVMESGAKGCEVIISGKLRAARAKSMKFKDGYMISSGQPVNEYIDAAVRHVLLRQGVLGIKVKIMLDWDPKGKQGPKTPLPDLVTIHQPKEDEYIRPVVAAPVAEEFLAPTVIESPVPIVA